In Vitis vinifera cultivar Pinot Noir 40024 chromosome 17, ASM3070453v1, one genomic interval encodes:
- the LOC100256154 gene encoding protein DETOXIFICATION 17 isoform X1, whose amino-acid sequence MDSEEEILSPCVSDSDVDDKDLWRVEIGEEVKKQLALAGPLTIVGVLRYLTQAVSLMFVGHLGELPLASASMAASFASVTGFSLLIGMGSALDTLCGQAYGAKHYHMLGIHMQRAMSVLLLVSVPLAFIWAKTEHILMNLGQDPYISRGAGRYVWFMMPTLFSCGILQCLVRFLQTQKIVFPVMLISAITTLFHFPTCWILVFKTSLGSAGAALACSISSWINVFLLVLYVKFSPACKQTWTGVSEMNIQDVLSFLRLAVPSASMVCLEFWSFQVLILIAGILPNPQLETSVLSIMLVSFSSLMVLDLTICFPKTQHYKINNFKIQSLAQLNFYTYNSILTLHLVIFVHVFSLTTCAMLFNIYLGIGSAGSIRISNELGAGRPQKAYLAVHAVLILANVFGMLLGSIMFLLRRTWGYLFSNKEEVVKYVASMMPLLATSASLDAIQCALSGIVRGCGWQKIGAIVNLGAYYLVGIPCALLFTFDFGLGGKGLWMGILCALFLQMLCLLVVTLQTNWEQQAKKAEAEVCRSRYMDYVLR is encoded by the exons ATGGATTCAGAAGAAGAAATACTGAGTCCATGTGTTTCGGATTCTGATGTTGATGATAAGGATTTGTGGAGGGTAGAGATTGGTGAAGAGGTGAAGAAGCAACTGGCGTTAGCTGGACCTCTAACAATTGTTGGTGTTTTGCGATACTTGACACAGGCTGTGTCTTTGATGTTTGTGGGTCATCTTGGAGAATTACCTCTCGCAAGTGCTTCCATGGCTGCTTCCTTTGCTTCCGTCACTGGTTTCAGCCTTTTG ATTGGAATGGGAAGCGCATTGGACACCTTGTGTGGTCAGGCCTATGGAGCAAAACATTATCACATGCTCGGCATTCATATGCAGAGAGCCATGTCTGTTCTTTTACTTGTAAGTGTTCCTCTGGCTTTCATCTGGGCCAAAACTGAGCACATTCTTATGAACCTTGGCCAAGATCCATATATTTCAAGGGGAGCTGGGCGGTATGTTTGGTTCATGATGCCTACACTATTTTCCTGTGGAATTCTACAATGCCTTGTTAGATTTTTGCAAACTCAGAAGATTGTATTTCCAGTGATGCTAATCTCAGCAATTACTACTTTATTTCACTTCCCCACTTGCTGGATCCTGGTTTTCAAGACTAGCCTCGGCAGTGCAGGTGCTGCCTTGGCCTGTTCAATCTCTTCTTGGATCAACGTGTTCCTGTTAGTACTTTATGTCAAGTTCTCACCTGCCTGCAAGCAAACTTGGACTGGCGTTTCTGAAATGAATATTCAAGATGTCCTTAGCTTTCTAAGATTAGCCGTTCCTTCAGCCTCTATGGTCTG TTTAGAGTTCTGGTCATTTCAAGTGTTGATTCTCATTGCTGGTATTCTTCCTAATCCTCAGCTGGAAACATCAGTATTGTCAATCATGTTAGTGTCGTTCTCGTCTTTAATGGTTTTAGACCTTACAATATGTTTCCCCAAAACTCAACATTATAAGATTAATAACTTCAAAATCCAGTCCCTAGCTCAACTAAATTTTTATACATACAATTCCATACTTACACTTCACTTGGTAATTTTTGTTCATGTCTTCAGCCTCACTACATGTGCAATGTTGTTCAATATATACTTGGGAATAGGCAGCGCTGGGAG TATAAGGATTTCAAATGAATTGGGCGCTGGGCGACCACAAAAAGCATACTTGGCAGTACATGCTGTGCTAATCCTGGCCAATGTGTTCGGAATGCTGCTTGGGTCGATCATGTTTTTGTTGCGTCGTACTTGGGGCTACTTGTTTAGCAATAAAGAGGAAGTAGTGAAATATGTTGCCTCCATGATGCCTTTGCTAGCTACTTCAGCCTCATTGGATGCAATCCAGTGTGCACTTTCAG GTATTGTTAGAGGATGTGGGTGGCAGAAGATCGGAGCCATTGTCAATCTGGGAGCTTATTACCTTGTTGGTATCCCTTGTGCTCTTCTTTTTACATTTGACTTTGGCCTTGGAGGGAAG GGGCTTTGGATGGGGATTCTATGCGCGCTCTTTCTGCAAATGTTGTGTCTTCTTGTTGTGACTTTACAAACTAATTGGGAGCAACAG GCAAAGAAGGCTGAAGCTGAGGTCTGCAGGTCAAGGTATATGGATTATGTTCTAAGATAG
- the LOC100256154 gene encoding protein DETOXIFICATION 16 isoform X2 has translation MDSEEEILSPCVSDSDVDDKDLWRVEIGEEVKKQLALAGPLTIVGVLRYLTQAVSLMFVGHLGELPLASASMAASFASVTGFSLLIGMGSALDTLCGQAYGAKHYHMLGIHMQRAMSVLLLVSVPLAFIWAKTEHILMNLGQDPYISRGAGRYVWFMMPTLFSCGILQCLVRFLQTQKIVFPVMLISAITTLFHFPTCWILVFKTSLGSAGAALACSISSWINVFLLVLYVKFSPACKQTWTGVSEMNIQDVLSFLRLAVPSASMVCLEFWSFQVLILIAGILPNPQLETSVLSIILTTCAMLFNIYLGIGSAGSIRISNELGAGRPQKAYLAVHAVLILANVFGMLLGSIMFLLRRTWGYLFSNKEEVVKYVASMMPLLATSASLDAIQCALSGIVRGCGWQKIGAIVNLGAYYLVGIPCALLFTFDFGLGGKGLWMGILCALFLQMLCLLVVTLQTNWEQQAKKAEAEVCRSRYMDYVLR, from the exons ATGGATTCAGAAGAAGAAATACTGAGTCCATGTGTTTCGGATTCTGATGTTGATGATAAGGATTTGTGGAGGGTAGAGATTGGTGAAGAGGTGAAGAAGCAACTGGCGTTAGCTGGACCTCTAACAATTGTTGGTGTTTTGCGATACTTGACACAGGCTGTGTCTTTGATGTTTGTGGGTCATCTTGGAGAATTACCTCTCGCAAGTGCTTCCATGGCTGCTTCCTTTGCTTCCGTCACTGGTTTCAGCCTTTTG ATTGGAATGGGAAGCGCATTGGACACCTTGTGTGGTCAGGCCTATGGAGCAAAACATTATCACATGCTCGGCATTCATATGCAGAGAGCCATGTCTGTTCTTTTACTTGTAAGTGTTCCTCTGGCTTTCATCTGGGCCAAAACTGAGCACATTCTTATGAACCTTGGCCAAGATCCATATATTTCAAGGGGAGCTGGGCGGTATGTTTGGTTCATGATGCCTACACTATTTTCCTGTGGAATTCTACAATGCCTTGTTAGATTTTTGCAAACTCAGAAGATTGTATTTCCAGTGATGCTAATCTCAGCAATTACTACTTTATTTCACTTCCCCACTTGCTGGATCCTGGTTTTCAAGACTAGCCTCGGCAGTGCAGGTGCTGCCTTGGCCTGTTCAATCTCTTCTTGGATCAACGTGTTCCTGTTAGTACTTTATGTCAAGTTCTCACCTGCCTGCAAGCAAACTTGGACTGGCGTTTCTGAAATGAATATTCAAGATGTCCTTAGCTTTCTAAGATTAGCCGTTCCTTCAGCCTCTATGGTCTG TTTAGAGTTCTGGTCATTTCAAGTGTTGATTCTCATTGCTGGTATTCTTCCTAATCCTCAGCTGGAAACATCAGTATTGTCAATCAT CCTCACTACATGTGCAATGTTGTTCAATATATACTTGGGAATAGGCAGCGCTGGGAG TATAAGGATTTCAAATGAATTGGGCGCTGGGCGACCACAAAAAGCATACTTGGCAGTACATGCTGTGCTAATCCTGGCCAATGTGTTCGGAATGCTGCTTGGGTCGATCATGTTTTTGTTGCGTCGTACTTGGGGCTACTTGTTTAGCAATAAAGAGGAAGTAGTGAAATATGTTGCCTCCATGATGCCTTTGCTAGCTACTTCAGCCTCATTGGATGCAATCCAGTGTGCACTTTCAG GTATTGTTAGAGGATGTGGGTGGCAGAAGATCGGAGCCATTGTCAATCTGGGAGCTTATTACCTTGTTGGTATCCCTTGTGCTCTTCTTTTTACATTTGACTTTGGCCTTGGAGGGAAG GGGCTTTGGATGGGGATTCTATGCGCGCTCTTTCTGCAAATGTTGTGTCTTCTTGTTGTGACTTTACAAACTAATTGGGAGCAACAG GCAAAGAAGGCTGAAGCTGAGGTCTGCAGGTCAAGGTATATGGATTATGTTCTAAGATAG